Proteins co-encoded in one Dama dama isolate Ldn47 chromosome 2, ASM3311817v1, whole genome shotgun sequence genomic window:
- the SCT gene encoding secretin translates to MATLVLLLLLPPLLLGGCAARPAPPRAPRHSDGTFTSELSRLRDSARLQRLLQGLVGKRSEQDAENGTAWTKSAEGPLCLLWSDAPTLQAWAPLRPPEDQAWSFQLPLALKAGVMVSKPAVPTAEGTR, encoded by the exons ATGGCCACActggtcctgctgctgctgctgccgccgctgctgctCGGGGGCTGCGCCGCGCGCCCCGCGCCGCCCAG GGCCCCGCGACACTCGGACGGGACGTTCACGAGCGAGCTCAGCCGCCTAAGGGACAGCGCGCGACTGCAGCGGCTGCTGCAGGGCCTGGTGGGGAAGCGCAg CGAGCAGGACGCAGAGAACGGCACAGCCTGGACCAAGTCTGCGGAGGGCCCGCTCTGCCTGCTGTGGTCGGACGCGCCCACCCTGCAGGCTTG GGCGCCCCTGAGGCCCCCCGAGGATCAAGCCTGGTCTTTCCAGCTGCCTCTTGCACTGAAGGCAGGCGTCATGGTGTCCAAGCCAGCCGTCCCGACTGCTGAGGGGACCCGATGA